The following are encoded together in the Manduca sexta isolate Smith_Timp_Sample1 chromosome 22, JHU_Msex_v1.0, whole genome shotgun sequence genome:
- the LOC115442146 gene encoding uncharacterized protein LOC115442146 → MDQPMTKEESYAERRLLFKNIWDTAMHIDEKDPDIMSKPKVIKTLRLAEVDRCPAGKKKKQRIKNLRTVCNKILDFCDRQDADDLFYEQMAADGQEPLPIKIEEKPKKPKHVKNKVIRAKSMISPLDTQRRKGELLATSVNKTSRNTSPIKIKRTTIVRRTQVKRVKTKQSPTRAILETSTAANLLLDAQSSNANRRVLRKKVSRRKRPSNSLISPGSSVKYNNLVARVLGRTLCKPKQPLQLHKINI, encoded by the exons ATGGACCAGCCTATGACCAAAGAAGAGAGTTACGCGGAGAGAAGGCTTCTGTTCAAGAATATCTGGGATACAGCGATGCACATTGATGAAAAAGATCCGGACATTATGTCTAAGCCCAAAGTTATCAA aACTCTACGACTAGCCGAAGTTGACCGCTGTCCCGCCGGGAAAAAGAAGAAGCAACGTATCAAGAATTTAAGAACAGTTTGTAACAAAATACTCGACTTCTGCGACCGGCAAGATGCTGATGACTTATTTTACGAGCAG atggcAGCCGACGGCCAAGAACCTTTACCAATCAAGATTGAAGAAAAACCAAAAAAGCCgaaacatgttaaaaataaagtcataaGGGCTAAAAGCATGATTTCGCCGTTAGATACACAGCGTAGAAAAGGCGAATTGCTAGCGACTTCGGTGAATAAAACCTCTAGGAATACTTCTCCAATAAAAATCAAACGGACTACAATTGTGCGGAGGACTCAAGTAAAACGtgtaaaaactaaacaaagtCCAACGAGAGCTATTTTAGAAACGTCGACAGCTGCAAATTTGCTCCTTGATGCACAATCGTCTAATGCAAATCGTAGAGTTCTCAGAAAGAAAGTCAGTAGGCGAAAACGTCCATCGAATTCATTGATATCTCCAG GGTCTTCTgtgaaatataataacttaGTCGCTCGTGTGTTAGGACGTACACTATGTAAACCTAAACAACCTctacaattacataaaataaatatataa